gtgcttctacacctgcattgcttgctgtttgtggttttaggctgggtttctgtacagcactttgagatatcagctgatgtacgaagggctatataaatacatttgatttgatttatgatttacttctgacagccaactttctaactccACCCATAACTTTATGACGTCATAACATTCCCATAACATTCCCAGAAGGATTATTGAGTTATTGGTAGTTTTACACTTCAGACATGACTGCCGTTGTCCTGTAGAATTTCTGAATTGTGTCTCAACATCACAGGCAACGGGCTTGATAAAGACTTCCAAAAGTGTTTCGCAGTTTAAGATCAACTGCGTTTTAATTCATGGGGATTCTCCCTGTGCACCTGCCAATGTAAATCCATTAAATGAGACAAGTTACCAGACAGGACGAATTGCTAATGCTCTTCCCATTGATAACCTGAATGACAATTAACTTGTGGGTGGTGGTGATGACGGCCTATTAGATGATGTCGTCCATCGGGATTCCCCCCAAGAAAGAAGACGCTCTGGATTGATCACTGgggtcagatgtgaaggaggttgatcatcaggagttTATGTCCTATCATTTTGTTGGACAAGTTTGCTTACCACCAAAagaaaacaacttccatttcacataataatcaactacaatgcttcaccttctacaatataaacatggtgtagactgtctgtcaacaattaaaaacaagaaaaatacatatattttccCCACAAGCTTCTAGAACTCCCGTCTTCCTAAAAAcacactagcttctagaactctcgtcttcctaaaattcactagcttctagaactctcgtcttcctaaaactcactagcttctagaactctcatcTTCCTAAAACCCACgagcttctagaactctcatcttcctaaaactcactacCTTCTAGAACTCTTGTCCCCTTAGAACGAGTCCAAACAAAACTCATCTCCAATACAGAAAAACGTgtcaaaataaattgtgatcCATGGAAAAGCACTGGCTAAACGCAAAACACAAATATTTTTGACTGCCCACCCTTGAAACAATCAGCAACCAAGTTGTCCTTACCACCGACATGTCTGAGTTCAAGAGGAAACTCCTGTAATATCCGTAGTAACTTTCTACATCACTGcagagcttctctctctcttctcagggTTCACTCGATAGGCATGTTGTAGGATCGGGGCCCAATCTCCAATATCATGCTCTAGTACATTTGGGTTGGCACATCTGAGAATGATCCCTGATATTATAAAAGCAGGGCAACAATGTCAATACAATTGTACCCAAAAATGGTCAGTTGGTTGCATAAATAATTATGAATACTAAATGTTACATTAATTATAAATATGAAAACCAAATGTACACCCCTTTGTTAATATGTAATAATGAATATAATGGTGAGGCatggaataataaaacatgtatcttttgtcaggctgaatgtttgaaatatgaggtgatttgattcatgcttcttcagtagtggaataaaGACAATTAGCACTTGAGTGTTGTCAAGAAATGCTGGAGTGATGTAGGATTGTTAATAAAATTGATTATAGACCAATGTATTATACTGCGACCATGTGTATCCACGTAAGTCGTTGAAAAAAACAACCCAAAACAACATTTTCAACTTTCACATTCAACTACAACCGAACGCATATTGGACGTTGGGCATAGCCTCCTTTTCAATGTCTTtccaattacatttttttcccccccaagtTTCCAAATCAATAACTGTCACAAGAATGTCTAGTTCCAATGATATGAACTCAAAACTCACAATCTACTTTGACCAATTCCCCAGTCAGAATGCTGGGGGTTGTAAGGCCCCTTCATAGAAGAATTGGACAAAGTCCCAGAATTTCTGCAAAGGGTAAGTTCTTTATTCAGAGAGCTCCGAAAATCATACAAGCACATAGCCTTTTATACCTCACATTTGGTCATATAAATACCCCTACTCTTCTCAAACACTGTCAATGCTGGTTACAAGTCTTCTCCAACACATACATTGCTTATCATATCCTGAAACATGTTACATAATCTACTGCAAGCCTAACGgtttctcccctccctgggtggggAGACCTCCTTCCTGTTATCAGTTTTACAGTGGTCACAAGTTGTCTGTCACAAGCTGTCTGTTAACAGTTCCTCTTTTCCTTGAATGTCTCACTTGAATTGCTAAATAGTAAAGTCTTAACTTGTCCTACGCACACACATTAGAGAATTACAGTCTATTAATTCTAATTCTTTACACAGTTATACGTTTCAGGGTGGAATCCTTTAGTCATTACCTTAAACATATACATTCCAttatcaataaccaatatgcagaaacagtttgTGATATATTGAAAGCCTAAACATAAAATGTGCTATATACACAAACATCTTCCACAATAATCATATTACTTGAATTTTTCTTAAACAAGTACCTGAAATAAACTGCACAAGCACCAGAAACGCTGTTGTTTTGACAAGTAGCAATAAATCAATGATATCGATTAGGGGGGAAATCAGGTTGTACGTGCCGTTGAAACGAACACAACtaaaaaaacaaatggaaatgggagatatatttcacctcactggttagaggacaacctgcagaagacagtcagctacattttggagtGATGCATTTAAATGTAGGGGTCACTAAACAAAGGAACGCAATACTTATTTGTCATCACTCATCaatatcatgttgaaatcaattgtgcgaaaggagggagatgaggttgcacgtcctgttaaaactaacgcagcaaaaaccacacggaatctgggaataatgtgtacatccctggttagaggacaacttgTAGAAAACAGCTGGCtacattttgattcaagtgggtgGCCAACGTGGTCAGTGTAACAACTCTTTTTGTTGTCACTTTTTGTTAAATCTCATAAATAAAggattctacattgtgacatcatagtactctttcaattcagagcctAGATTTTTCCCCTGAGGCTAATATCCATTTAATGTGGAAATTAATAGAACAGGGGAGAAACATTTAgggttctacattgtgacattatgttaaaacattctacattgtgacattatttcattgatatcatgaaacaactccttcatgtattttctgatgtttaatcAGAGATCTTTTACCAGAGTATCTCTTCCCACATcgattacagctataaggtttctctcctgtgtgtgtccgctGGTGTATAGTCAGATAGCTAGATGtcgtaaaactcttcccacattgatcacagctaaacggtttctctcctgtgtgtattctctggtgtaaaGTCAGATGGTCAGAtctagtaaaactcttcccacattgatcacagctataagatttctctcctgtgtgtattctctggtgtaaaGTCAGATGGTCAGAtcgagtaaaactcttcccacattgttcACAGCTATAagacttctctcctgtgtgtattctctggtgtaaaGTCAGATGGTCAGAtcgagtaaaactcttcccacattgatcacagctatacaatttctctcctgtgtgtgttctctggtgtaacgTCAGCTGGCCAGAtgaagtaaaactcttcccacattgatcacagttataaggtttctctcctgtgtgtgttctcttgtgtACAATGAGATAGCTAGATGAagaaaaactcttcccacattgagcacagccataTGGTTTGTCTCTTTTGTGTAATCTTTGATGTATTTTAAGTTTTACTGAAGAGTTTAATCTTTTACCatagtcagagcagcagtgagatttctctcctgtgtgtactcgctggtgtattttaagttctgatgaagatttgcaacctttcccacagtcagagcagaagtgagatttcttccctgtgggtctctgctggtgtttcttgaggagttctgatctggagagactttTCTCTGTCtcatgatgttgttgaggctccccagaggatccacgatagtcacatctctctcctgtgtgaacaacaaggTCAGACAGATGTTTAAAGGCCCACAACACCAGAACTCCACTGTTTATTTGAGGTAAAAGGTGATGCCCAGAGCATCCCCGTGAAGTTGTACAACAATTGACATCTGTTAAATTATTTTACAATTGTCTTAAGACAGTCAAAACCTAAGCAGTGTGGCAGACGACCTTTGGTCTCCAAAAAaggcccctttctgtgtttgctaaAATTGCGGCATGAGGGCGACGCACACACAATTTGATTGCAGAAGCTCCCccatgctaatgaggaaaccgatgtagtatatctgcctgGAGCAAAAATGGTGAGCAGATTTTCgttttcacaatgtattctgaagATTACAGTGCAAGATCAGGAGAGCTACTGAAGGAAACTCACATTAAGCTCTGTGTCTATTCACTAATTCACCACcgtgggggaaaactcaggggaGTTCTCATAGGCTGACAGCAAAAATAGCCTCCATTTACAGGTTGCTTATaagtgcatttcacactacttttggaaTATAATTGTAAGGCTCGCTTGAATCTCCTGCTTAATATGTTTGTGTTATCGTCACAAATAAACTGCTTTATACTTATAaaacacttcaaccagtaaaatgctctTTAGCTAGCTTTGCCATCAGCCTGGCAATGAGGGTTTGTACATTAAGTGTTTATAACAAATTGGCCCAtgacttcacctaacaataacatagacctactgtaggacccataacttcccCGAACCACAATAACTACAGACATACTAGAGCATGTGTGTGTTGTACAATAGCCTATCCATCAAGGAACAGTTCTCCACAAATTATGAGCTAAGTATCTCTGTGTCCAAACAGACTAACAAGACCCtactgtaaatcaagcagacaataaCAAATTATAAACATCAAATTGTTAGGGATGTTGGATCCAACGTGGAGCACGGCATAACTGTCTTTACCAGAGTAATGAATGAAGAAGCACTTTGGTTGTTGTCGTGATGTTTGTCATttgactgtcattcagaaaatgatttcctggatcagctgatCAGTTTTCTGAATGACAGATTGTCGAACATGTGACTGtaactaaacagctacagtattaagaattatgtgtaattattgaagaaccgcATTAATGACAGTATTGATTTGGGTGTTGTCAATAAAGTTAAGGTGACTCTCGGTTAGAATCATTGGATTTAGCAAACTCTGAAATGATTTAGGATCTGTGCCAATGAAAACTGTTTTCCCAGCTTAACATAAGGAGACACTAAATGTTACGTAGGTAGAGAGCATTTCAGAGATCTGAATACAAAAAACTGTCCGACAGCAAGATCCAGTATTTAAGTTCCTCACATGACAAGCTTAACGTTATGACTAAAACTAATGTTCCCTCTACTTACTCAACATACCATGGGGAAATACAATCACTCCTCATGCCGACCCAAACGGATACTAAATGAAAAGGCCCCTGGCAGACCACCCAGACCACCCAGACCACCCAGACCACCCAGACCTGACCCAGACCACCCAGACCACCCAGACCACCCAGACCTGACCCCGCAAGATGAGTCAGTttattcattgtcttttgtttgaaacactcctgtcaatgttgagtaaggacacacACCCAATTACGCATATAGAAGTAGGACGAGTCTACCTGGCCTGGgcacaaatgtaggcctataaatgtgcccacttggggatgtctgatagtatttctgattgtcttaacgcaccaccactaatgagttgtggagcttctcaaagcaAATGtatcttcacctcaaacagcaagtaaacaaagtctaaTCAAAATCAATTGCAAATGAGAATAGTGCCTCAAAGTAGTTGAAAAATATTTCCAGCTCTcaccctttcgataaccactcggcatgaaagggaaaaatgtaatgctctgatccagtggaaatgtcataaaatacctgattacttcttagcCCCTTTCACAAATAGCCGACAACTGTGTCTGTCCAGAACTCACTGGCATGGGAAACTGAGAGCCCAGAATATcttatacaatgtttcaagttcattgTAGACAGGCCATGTGATTTATAGTATATTTATTTGCAATgcttttatttgttggctttatgtagactatttgtttacatagttggcaatggcaataaaagTTACTTATAATTTTAATTTAGATAGAATGTAGATTAATCacagacaatgattttgagatactattataaatcaaatgaaactgttccacgaaaatgtgcatgtaaaaatcataactggcacgcagattggTAGAAATTTACAAAGGCCACCAGGAGGAGGTGGTTCGGTTAGAGTCTTTTCTCTTCTGGTTAGACTATATTGATGTAATGGCATGAAAATAATCTGGCTGAATATtatacaatgacttatcaacagctctAACAATTTGACCTCCGCAGGAAATCTACACTGGtcattctagaatatactatatatcctagaaacctggttaaactatcattatgacctcatggatgaattctagaatatactatatagcctataaacctggttaaactatcattatgacatcatggatgaattctagaatatatcCTAGAAACGTGGTTTAACTATTATTATaacatcatggatgaattctagaatatactatatagcctataaacctggttaaactatcattatgacatcatggatgaattctagaatatatcCTAGAAACGTGGTTTAACTATTATTATaacatcatggatgaattctagaatatactatatagcctcgaaattaaactataattttgacctcatggatggccagtctttGTCCAAAAATAAAAATCTTTACACTCTCTTTGGATAATTAATTCCAATCATTTAAAAGTTAACAGCGGGTATTTTGCATGTACGTTTAAGTATTTTGATATGTTCACAAATCTACAAAACAGCCgttttggggttctgatggggtacaacagttgaactaagctcacgaggcatgtgttatattcttcaagaatcaatgactataaataaataatttaaaagtaaaaaaatggatgtagcattgcagatttcccctttaacaccaaacatcagcccaacaactgcagagtttgtgcctctgtttttaagacagtacttactagcGTTAATCAGGGCCCGGTTTCTCAAAACCATCTTACGGCTAAGTTCATTGTTAGAACCATCGGACGCCTGAAGAtgcgtttgggaaaccgggcccagatatccagtttCCTCATCTTCTTCCTCCTTCTTTTTGGATGTGACAGtcacctcatcctcctcctcctctttcactccaaaaaccgcatcctcctctttctcttcctcctcttcttttactgtaacatcctcctcctctttcactctgaacgagtcttcctcttctttcactgaaacgtcttcctctttctcttcttctttcaccgtaacagcctcaccctctacttgtttttgtattgtaacttcctcctcctctttcaccagagcttctttctccgtccagcagacctcctcttctttatcAGGAGGAGAGCAGCTTAGTGAAGTCATGGTCagagatgttagctagctaggctaatgctaacttaaccagcccCTAAACTGACTAATAACAACAccgtaaatatgaaattaaatcatTAAATTAAATCGGATAACTAACTAGACGACAGTAGTGAGTTTAAAATACAGTGGCTAATAAACACTAAAGCGTCTAAAGAGCTTTATTGGTTCGTCTAttttgtctagcaagctaccgaggtgtctgacgacctgttgctgctgttgaaagaagcgttccgtccactaCATTATACGTCACACCAGCAGCATCGCCTTAAATTCCCAgaccgccatctgctgactggagtgggtaacgcagttgagtaaaatgtatattttatcttCAGACAACAAGTTAAAGTGTAGAAAGCAGGAGTTTTTACTCACCAGTGTAACAATACAGTGTGGCTAAAGACTTAGTAAGCTAGTTGTCGTCACGATATGGTTACCTATAAGGACAAACAGTTATGTTTTTGCgttattacatatttattaacTTATTTCGGGCAATCTTCTaaactacccacaatgcactaATATCCCAACCTTATATGTATGATCAACTCTGTGCTACCGAGTTTGTATGCCAGTGTAACGaccgaggtaaagacagtttGAAGTTGGATATTAGACAGATATTCGCGCTTTTTAACCTCAAtagctttcaaaccacttgagccacaaactccaaataagtgtcatgatgttggaaaTATTGCGTACAACATTGCACAGTTCTTATTTTCACGATTTGGACATTAATTCTCTTTCCAAagctaataaacatgtggaaatgtgAGCAATATTTTGTATTCCTTGTTGAATTAGTTAGGGAGCGTAAACAAAGTACAAACTTTTTTTACATTCAAATTTCAATAGGTCCTTGGTCATGTGAtctactgacttcaaacaaggttcagaatgtccactgactacacTTCTATATTGCACAaactttagtttgtccattttcatctcaaaaggttttacattaaaaaaaaaaataattaaaaattcaatagctccttggtcgtGTGACCTATTGTCTGCTGACTACCCTTCCATATTGCACAGTCTGGTTTGTGTAAAATCACAAGGTGTAACGTACATTTTTGATAGTTTCAAATttgcaatagctccttggtcatgtcaatTACACACCTAAGAAGCATGCAGTGTATTGCATAACCCATATTGCATAACCTCTAGTCATGTCTCTTCTATATTGTTGCACATTAATATTAGTTTGACAGTTAGATGgttcagtccagtgttgtgtttaCCCTTTTCTTTAATATTTAATTGGTAGTTCTAAGTACTGTACTGCTggtcaatacatatactgaacagggatggagagttagctggtgaggtaggctggtcaatacatatactgaacagggatggagagttagctggtgaggtaggctggtcaatacatatactgaacagggatggagagttagctggtgaggtaggctggtcaatacatatactgaacagggatggagagttagctggtgaggtaggctggtCAATACaaatactgaacagggatggagagttagCTGGTGAGGTGGGCTGGTCAATACaaatactgaacagggatggagagttagCTGGTGAGGTGGGCTGCAGTGGGTTTACTGGCCAATACAAATACTGAACATGTAACCACAGTAATGGTGGCCAGAAAATCAATGATTAAAAATGTAACATTGACAAATTAAACAGAAATTGTAGACCTTTAATCTTTTCCAACATGTCAACAGACACTTAACTTCAAATAAGTATGAAACATTTCACCATattaacttcctctttatccctggttgatgtacatgtcagtgttaacttcctctttatccctggttgatgtacatgtcagtgttaacttcctctttatccctggttgatgtacatgtcagtgttaacttcctctttatccctggtcgatgtacatgtcagtgttaacttcctctttatccctggtcaatgtacatgtcagtgttaacttcctctttatccctggttgatgtacatgtcagtgttaacttcctctttatccctggtcgatgtacatgtcagtgttaacttcctctttatccctggtcgatgtacatgtcagtgttaacttcctctttatccctggttgatgtacatgtcagtgttaacttcctctttatccctttTTTGAACTCTGAAATCATAGGTATGAACTGAACATATGGCTGTCCCACACAACTACATAAAAATAAAGAATTGACATTTACTTTGAATTAAATGTCATTACATACCAGACATTTTTAGTATATCCTCAGCCATTTATTTCTGCAGTTGCTCCATGTGTATTTTGAAGGTTCCATATCAATTTGGGATGTTAACTTTTTTAGCTTTTTGTCTGAAAGTATTTTCTCAACTGTGATAccaactccagtcagcagatggcgatgtgcgtCTTTCAGGTGATTCTGCAactgtgacgtataatctagtggacgggacgCTCCTTCAACATCAACAGTTAGTCAGACACTTTGGTTCACTCTAACTTGATGGAAAAAAGGTTTATTCAATAAATCTAGCAACTCCTCTCATACTGGGAAGACCCCCACAGGCCTTAAGGGCAGTTTTATTTCAAATGTAGTACCCGGACTGAGAAAATCCTATAAGCGTTTTATAGTTTCATCCTTAGGGTAACTTACCGTAAGTGGACACACTCCCATCAGTTTGAGACAACTGCCCAGACTTTGTAGACTGTTTAATAATGCTTAAACCTCGtctttatcaaattatccattaAAGATACCAACTTAAAACCTACGTTTGTCTACATACGGGTTGCTTAAATTATATCTAATTATATTCCCAGTTTTACTTGATCAAATCTCTAGTAATCATTAAACACACATACAATTCATCATATGTTCATAtattcacagaatccatataaaaATAAATTCTTAGCTACTCACGAAAACCATTCAATTGGCTTTTTCAAGGACTCTCCATAGCTAAGAAGCAACTCTCCAAACATACTCCCAGCAGAATAAAAAAATTAACTTTTGTTTCCCAGACAAAGACCACGGGATCCTCAACTGTTCTCTAACCTCCCAGAGACCACGGCAAAATCAAACCTCCCAGGAACTATAAACCTTCCGCTGCTTTCTAAAATATCATCCCGTTTATTATCCAATTTTCAATAATCTGAGTAATCATATTTCTATATGTTACTTTCCAAACGTCAGATTAAGACTCATTTCCACATTCACACAACTCTCATATCAGTCACACAATGCTATTCCCAAACATACCTAATCAATTCGTTTTTCAACAATATTTTTACCTGCAGGAATATTTTCACATTTCTAGCTTATGGTTAGTTCCTAGGATAATGCAACTCATACATTTATACTCAGAGCCTCCTGACTGGGCCCTGTTTACACCCCCACACAGGAGTACACACTCAGATCCTGACTCGGCCCTGTTTACGCCTCCAAGGTGCCCCCTCACATAGAAATACACACTCAGAGCCTACGAGGATTTTCTAAAAactcactttaaaaaaaaactaggtGTATAGAATCTGCTCGCTGCCTCTCAGGTCTAAGGTGCATGAGATTCCAAGTTTGAGGGATCCCTCGAGGACGATTTACCCAGGTCGTCAGGAGCGGTCACCAAGTCAAGATTCACATTGCAAAATGTGGTTGTTAATTTAATATCAAATGAGaaacaaacttatcacacaagtcagatttattcttattaaactaaatctttattcacttattaataagggagcaggtcaatacaacacacacatataaagtgaATCAATTGAGTGCTCTACGATAATATTGGCTGGTCAACAAATCACCCCCAGATGATTAGTTGAGAGCCAcgagacaaaagtacaaaggtcttTTATAGCTAAGATACACCCATTTCAACCTATATGACCAACAACAGATGTATACaacgggtcacaaggttaagatttgtatgaaaggtACTTACAATTctcagcagacagtatctgctgtctggccctggggtcatctctccctggtaccatatagaacagaaacattaactcataaTCTGGAATACTGTCTCTTTAGGTTTTAATCACCCAAAAGACattgtaaatctcctgtcagtgtttcCTCCCAGaagcccatcctcagtagaacacagacacaatagttctaagaaccctctattctgttgcataaaacaaccatttgatacAATAAAAGTACAATAACATAATGTTGAAGTTTTGCTCtcagtgtccactgaaagttgactagtaacaacaactgggacctaaaagacacccaccatgagacccactaaatctgcccaagaagaggcaaacaaaataaaaacccacaacaaacttaaaaacaggaagcaaaccaaaacgGTAGTGGCACTAAAGGTTTTGATTTgtcacatctatcaagacaactggagcactggaccagacactcttaaatagaacctggaccagctcaggtgaaaAACCTTctcactaacgagatggacaagccagcacaggtgtaacacatactgactaacgaggtgacaccaatcagtgcgtCCTACGTGCTAACGAGATAGacgtgctaaagtccaacctcaaaacataaatggaaaaaccaaagcctgtagCACCTTCCCCCTGTAGACaacaaatatatcctatatttttgttggacacttttgctcaccaccaacagaaaacaacttccatttcacattataatcaactacactgcttcaccttcaccaatataaacatggtgtctactggctgtcaacaattaaaaacaagacaaaaacacatttctaaataataatatacaatAGTAGTATTTTTTAAATCAGTTTTCTTTCAATAGAATCCTGAaacccactagcttctagaaGTCTCGTCCCCCTGGAACAAGCCCAAACAAAACTAATCTCCAATACGGAAAAACGTGCAgtcaaaataaattgtgatcCATGGCAACGCACTGGCTAAAGGCAAAACTGGTTGACTGCCGACCCTTGAGACAATCAGCAACCAACTCCTGCAATATCCGTAGTAACTTTCCACCTTACCTATTGCTCTCTTTTTAGGGTTCACTCGATGGGCATGTTGTTGGATAGGGCCCAGTCCCCAATGTCATGCATTTGGGTTAGCACATCTGAGAATGAATCCTGAAATTCTAAAAGCACTTAATGGTGAGGCATGGaataataaaacatatattttgtcaGGCTGAATGTTTGGAATATGAGTAGGTGATTTGAGTCATGCGTCTTCAGTTGTGGAACAAAGACAATTAGCATTTGAATGTTGTCaagaaatactggagtgatgtcaGATTGTTAATACAATTGATTATAGACCAATTTATTATACTGCTTTCATGTGTGAAAATACAAACATCTGCAACAATTatcatattacatgtatttttttaaacaagcagcTTTTTCAACTAGTAGaaaacagctagctacattttgaagtgCTACATTTTGATTCAAGAGGGTCACCAACGCAGTAAGGGTAACACAGCTATTTTTTTGTTACTCACTTTTTGTTAAATAATAtttcaattcagagcctggattttcccctgaggctaatatccatatcatgctACAATCAATTGAACAGGGCAAGCGATAAGGTagaacatcattaaaatactcctactacaatgttaaaacattctacattgtgacatcactaaaatactcctactacaatgttaaaacatt
This sequence is a window from Oncorhynchus mykiss isolate Arlee chromosome 13, USDA_OmykA_1.1, whole genome shotgun sequence. Protein-coding genes within it:
- the LOC118938500 gene encoding zinc finger protein 2 homolog, whose amino-acid sequence is MVLRNRALINAKQRPTGKKSHFCSDCGKGCKSSSELKIHQRVHTGEKSHCCSDYGKRLNSSVKLKIHQRLHKRDKPYGCAQCGKSFSSSSYLIVHKRTHTGEKPYNCDQCGKSFTSSGQLTLHQRTHTGEKLYSCDQCGKSFTRSDHLTLHQRIHTGEKSYSCEQCGKSFTRSDHLTLHQRIHTGEKSYSCDQCGKSFTRSDHLTLHQRIHTGEKPFSCDQCGKSFTTSSYLTIHQRTHTGEKPYSCNRCGKRYSGKRSLIKHQKIHEGVVS